From the Caldanaerobius fijiensis DSM 17918 genome, the window GTTGGAGAGATTCAAATCTATAATAGGGCAAAAAGGCGAAGTAACTAATGTAGATGAGTGGGGTATGAGAAGACTTGCGTATCCCATAAAAAAATTTAATGAAGGATATTATGTTTTTTTGGAGTTTAACGGCGAAAGAGATATACCCAGTGAGTTAGAGACGACCTGTAGAGTTACCGATGAGATACTCAGGTATCTTATCGTAAAAAAGGGAGAGTAATAAAAAATGATTAATATGGTAGTTTTGATAGGTCGTTTGACAAAAGACCCTGTATTAAGGTTTATACCTGGTAGTGGTGTTCCTGTAGCTTCTTTTACTTTAGCAGTAGACAGGAATTTTACCAATCAACAGGGTGTAAGGGAAGCAGATTTCATACCCATAGTGGCGTGGAGAAAACTGGCTGAGATCTGTGCCAACAATTTGACTAAAGGCAGATTGGTGGCTGTTACAGGCAGGATACAGACGCGCAATTGGGATGACCAGGAAGGAAAAAGACATTTTATCACGGAAGTAGTCGCTGATAATGTGAGGTTTTTAGATTGGGGAAATAATAACAAGCAGGGATTCAATGTTAGTCAGGATAATGATATAGCCCACGATCTGGATTCGTTGGATGGTTTTGTGCCTGTAGAGGGTGAAGATGAGCTTCCGTTCTGAAAGGAGGGGAAATCGTGAACAAAGAAGAAGTAAAGAATGATAAAAAGAAAAACAAGAAGAAGAAAAAAGTATGCAGTTTTTGCACCGATAAGATAGAAGAGATTGATTATAAAGATATAAATAGATTGAAAAAATACATGTCTGAAAGAGCAAAAATACTACCGAGAAGGATCACAGGTAATTGCGCAAAACACCAGAGACAACTTACCGTTGCTATAAAGAGGGCGAGGCATTTAGCTTTACTTCCATTTACAATAGAATGATGCTATAATTAAAGAGGGCGAGGCCCTCTTTTTTACTAATATTCATAAAGGAGTGTGCCGATGAATAATAAGAATACACAGGGTATAGTTGAGGGAGCTATGCTCTCAGGTATTGCTGTAATAATAGCGATTGCCAGTGCGTATATTCCTTTTTTATCTTTTTTGTACGTGGTATTTCCTGTCCCTATAGCTGTCATCGGATACAGGCATGGACTAAAAATAAGCCTGTTGTCGTTGATAGTGGCATCGGTGATAATTGCGATATTGTCTGGTCCTCTGTCGTTACTCGGAACTATGGGATTGGGTAGTATTGGCATAGGCATAGGGTATTTTCAAAAGCTGAGAGTATCCCCCGTAACAACATTATTTGGAGCTTTTTTTATAGGCCTATTTTCTATACTTTTAAGCCTTTGGATTGCGTCTAAAATTGCTGGTATTAATGTTGTATCACAGAATATCGATGCTTTTAGACAGGCTATGCAATTGAATATAGAGATATATAAAAAGATGGGTATACAGGGGCAAGCATTACAGGACATAAATGTGTTGATGCAAAACATGCTGGCTATGTTGAAAATGCTTATGCCATTTATCATAATGGCGTCGGTGTTTATCGTTGTGTTTATAAATTATTTAGTAAATAACATGGTTCTAAAAAGATTAGGTTATAAGGACGTTGCCACACTTCCGCCATTTTCTACTTGGATTATGCCCAGGAGCGCGGCAATAATTTTTTCACTTTTTGTAGTAGCTGGATTTTTTATAAAGGCGGAAGCGGTGGGGCAAAATGTGGTACATGTAATAAATAATTTTTTAGCGATTGGATTTGTGGCATTTTTTATTGATGGATTGTCGTTAGCTACATTTTATATGAAAAAGGCAGGTATGAATGGATTTTTTAAAACGATAATATTTATTATGCTATTATTCTATGGTTATTTTAATATGCTGGTTTTTGTGATAGGTTTACTGGATGCAGGTTTAGATTTCAGACACCTCAGGATGGATTCCAGGAGGTAGCTCTATGCTAAATAAAAAAATTGTCCAATTTTTAAACCAAAATATAAGGATGTTTGTGCTGCTTACAGCGTTGATGATTGCCGTAATTTCATATTATAACCTGTTAATAGGAGGCATATCCTTTATAATTTTTTTGTCTGTAGTGATAAAGGTGTATGATAATATAAGTGAGCAAAGGGAAGAGCTCTGGAGAGAGATAGAAGAGGCAGCTGTTCAACTGGATGTTATGGTAAAGAAATCTCTGGAGAACTTGCCTTTAGCTGTGGTGATCGCGGATAAATCGCGCATAATATGGCGTAATTCTTACTACAATGAGAATTTTAAGGGTTATAGCGATATCGATAAAAAGGTAATTAATTTTATAACTCAGGGTTTAAATAAAAAGAACGTCGATAATACGCTGGATGTGGGCGATAAGAAATACTGTATGATAAAAAAAGTGGATAAAGTGAATGACGATGATATATTCATTGTGTATTTTTTTGATGCAACAGAAGAATTTCACTTAAAAAAGGCTTATGAGGATATTTTACCTGTAATAGGGCTTATACAGGTAGATAATTACGATGAGGTTATGCAGGGATTGGACGATCTTGATAGAGCTTTAATAGTGGCTGAGGTCGATAATAGATTGAATAAATGGGCCAATTCCATTGATGCGTGTTTGAGGAAGTATGAAAATGATAGTTATATAGTGTTTATGACAAACCAGAAGCTTAAACAGGCCGAAGAAAAGAGATTTGATATATTAGATGAAATAAGAAGCATTGATGTGGGCAACAAAATACCTATAACCCTGAGTATGGGTATTGCGTCATACAGTGATAATATAAGAAATATTTATATGGATTCAGATACCGCATTGGATCTGGCTTTAGGTAGAGGTGGAGATCAGGCGGTAGTCAAAAGAAAAAACAGGATATCTTATTATGGAGGTAAAACTCAGGCTGTAGAAAAGAGGACAAAAGTAAAAGCAAGGGTTATTGCTCATGCTCTTGGACAATTGATATCAGAGTCATCCAATGTAATAATTGTGAGCCATAATTATATGGATATGGATGGGTTGGGTTCGGCAATGGGAATATTAAGGGCCAGTAAGGAGTATGGCAAAAATGCCTATATAGTGATGGATACGGTAAACGCTACAGTACA encodes:
- a CDS encoding DHH family phosphoesterase translates to MLNKKIVQFLNQNIRMFVLLTALMIAVISYYNLLIGGISFIIFLSVVIKVYDNISEQREELWREIEEAAVQLDVMVKKSLENLPLAVVIADKSRIIWRNSYYNENFKGYSDIDKKVINFITQGLNKKNVDNTLDVGDKKYCMIKKVDKVNDDDIFIVYFFDATEEFHLKKAYEDILPVIGLIQVDNYDEVMQGLDDLDRALIVAEVDNRLNKWANSIDACLRKYENDSYIVFMTNQKLKQAEEKRFDILDEIRSIDVGNKIPITLSMGIASYSDNIRNIYMDSDTALDLALGRGGDQAVVKRKNRISYYGGKTQAVEKRTKVKARVIAHALGQLISESSNVIIVSHNYMDMDGLGSAMGILRASKEYGKNAYIVMDTVNATVQDFLDRVMEDEEYSSSFIDVDQVDSLMDERSLLVVVDTQRPAYMTYPEILKKVNRIVVIDHHRKTNDSIDKTILTYMEPYASSTSELVTELLQYMKDRIELDKIEAEALMAGIMLDTKNFTYKTGVRTFEAASFLRRMGADSTHVVQVFKDDIQTYSIRAEIVKAAEFMDNGIAISICPSNVSNIHLLVAEAANELLNIKGVEAAFVMSQINNTVIISGRSMGDVNVQLILEKLGGGGHLGIAGAQLFDVNIDEAKKLLYEAIDKYFEEEMS
- the rpsR gene encoding 30S ribosomal protein S18, whose amino-acid sequence is MNKEEVKNDKKKNKKKKKVCSFCTDKIEEIDYKDINRLKKYMSERAKILPRRITGNCAKHQRQLTVAIKRARHLALLPFTIE
- a CDS encoding YybS family protein, which encodes MNNKNTQGIVEGAMLSGIAVIIAIASAYIPFLSFLYVVFPVPIAVIGYRHGLKISLLSLIVASVIIAILSGPLSLLGTMGLGSIGIGIGYFQKLRVSPVTTLFGAFFIGLFSILLSLWIASKIAGINVVSQNIDAFRQAMQLNIEIYKKMGIQGQALQDINVLMQNMLAMLKMLMPFIIMASVFIVVFINYLVNNMVLKRLGYKDVATLPPFSTWIMPRSAAIIFSLFVVAGFFIKAEAVGQNVVHVINNFLAIGFVAFFIDGLSLATFYMKKAGMNGFFKTIIFIMLLFYGYFNMLVFVIGLLDAGLDFRHLRMDSRR
- a CDS encoding single-stranded DNA-binding protein, encoding MINMVVLIGRLTKDPVLRFIPGSGVPVASFTLAVDRNFTNQQGVREADFIPIVAWRKLAEICANNLTKGRLVAVTGRIQTRNWDDQEGKRHFITEVVADNVRFLDWGNNNKQGFNVSQDNDIAHDLDSLDGFVPVEGEDELPF
- the rpsF gene encoding 30S ribosomal protein S6, which codes for MRSYEFVYVLKPEVEEEKRNGLLERFKSIIGQKGEVTNVDEWGMRRLAYPIKKFNEGYYVFLEFNGERDIPSELETTCRVTDEILRYLIVKKGE